The region AGTGAGGGAGGCGAGGGTTACTACTCTCCAGATTGATGATACcaggaatatatatagatCGGCTGCCAAAAGAGCGGCCATTCTGTACTTTGTACTCACCGACTTAAGTCGTATAAATCCCATCTATAAGTTCTCGCTAAAGTCCTTTATGCATGTCTTTCGACAGGCCATTGCCTTGGCCTCCGAATCCAAGAACTACGAGCGAAGGGTGCTTCACCTGGTGGATTCCATTACCCTGCAGACTTATAGATATACTTTAAGGGGACTCTTCGAGGCGGACAAGCTGACCTTTACCTCGCACATGACCCTAAGGATCCTTATAGCCGCCGAGCAGGTGGCCAAGGATGAAACGGACTTCCTGCTGCGCTTTCCCCACGATCCCAGCACACTATCCCCCTTGGACTTTGTGAGTCGCAGTGCCTGGGGAGGAATTAAGTCCTTGACTCTGATAGAACACTTTTACGGAATCGACAAGGACATGGAGAACTATACAAAAAGATGGCGTAAATTCATGGCCAGCGATACCCCCGAAAGGGAACAGTTCCCAGGGGAGTGGAAGCACCGCACTCCGCTCCAGAAACTGTGCATCATCCGATCCCTAAGGCCAGATCGCATGACCTATGCCATGCGGCAATTTGTGGAGCAAACGATGGGTCGCTCGTATGCCGAAATCCAGACCCCACCCTTTGGAGCCATCTTCCAGGAGCTGAATGCAGCTACTCCGGCCTTCTTCATCCTCTCACCAGGAGTGGACCCCATAAGGGATGTGGAGCGCTATGGCCAGCGACAGGGTTTCCACTCGGAATCAGATACCCTGGTGAATATATCGCTGGGCCAGGGTCAGGAACTGCTGGCGGAGCAGGCTATCATTCAGGCCTTGGCCTCCGGTCAGCAATGGGTCATCCTGCAAAATATCCACCTGGTGGTCAACTGGTTGCCCACGCTGGAGAAGCTCATCGAAAGGATTGTGCTGCAGAGCGAGACGCAGGGCGAGTCCAGTTTCAGGCTCTTCATCAGCGCCGAACCTGCTCCAGATCCACAGTACCATGTGATTCCACAGGGCATCCTGGAGTCCTCACTGAAGGTAAGTATTTAGCTTTGAgggtaaaatatatttccaagGGCTGTTTTCTCAACACTTATACTTATCGGTCATTTTCTCTACAGGTGGTCAATGAACCTCCCTCTGGAATGGCTGCCAATCTGCACAAGGCATGGGATAACTTTTCCCAGGACGCCCTGGAAACGTGCACCCAGGAGGCGGAGTTCAAGTCGATCCTCTTCGCCCTCTGCTATTTCCATGCGGTGGCGGGCGAGAGGCGCAAATTCGGACCACAAGGCTGGAACAAGGTGTACCCTTTTAATATTGGTGACCTCACCATCTCCTCCAATGTACTGCACAATTACTTGGAAGGCAGCAATCGGATTCCCTGGGAGGATCTGCGCTATCTCTTTGGCGAGATTATGTACGGGGGTCACATCACGGACGACTGGGATCGCCGGCTTTGCCAGACTTATCTGGAGGAGCTGCTCCAGCAGGACCTTATCGATGGCGACTTCGAGCTGTGTCCCGGATTTCCGGCTCCTCCGAATCTCGACTTTGAGGGCTATCACTCGTATATCACGGAAATGCTGCCGGAGGAGAGTCCGCTGCTTTATGGCCTGCATCCAAATGCGGAGATTGGCTTCCTGACCACCGCCTCTGAGCAGCTGCTGCGCACCATCTTTGAGTTGCAGCCACGGGAATCGGAGCTGAGTTCCCACTGCGGAGCACCGCGCGAGGAGCTGGTGAAAATCATGATCGACGACTTCCTGGACAAGCTGCAGGACGAGTTTAACCTCCAGGCCCTGCTCAATCGCGTGGAGCGCAAGACGCCTTTTGTGGTCGTCGCTCTGCAGGAATGCGAAAGGATGAACGCTCTAATAAGGGAGATTAAGAGATCCCTGCGAGAACTGATGCTGGGACTGAGGGGCGAGCTCACCATTACCCAGGAGATGGAGCGCCTGGACCACGCCATCTTCTACGATCATGTGCCCGGAGCCTGGGCCCGCCTGGCGTATCCCAGCATGTTGGGCCTGCAGTCCTGGTTCGCGGATCTGCTGCACCGCATCAAGGAGCTGGCCGGCTGGCTGAATGACTTCAAGCTGCCCTGCGCCATCTGGCTGGGAGGACTCTTCAATCCGCAGAGCTTTCTCACCGCCATCATGCAGGAGAGTGCCCGGAAACATGACCTGCCGCTGGACAGGATGCTGATCAGCTGCGATGTTACCAAGAAGCAAAAGGACGATGTCACGTAAGGATGCTAGCCTAACTAGTTTAACTTTAATCTAGTTGCAAacaaaattctaaattaaatcgataaattacaaaaagaaaagaataTAGCGATTGAAAAGCATTAAAGTCTTGCCTTTGAAAAGAGCAATTTTAAACTGCAGATAGTTTAAGAAAGCTATTCTTATCTCAATTGTTTGTCTGCCATTGCGACCCTTTGACCTCCCCCCCTTTTGCGCACAGCCTGCCGCCCATGGAGGGCGCCTTTGTCCACGACCTGTACATGGACGGCGCCAGCTGGGACTGCCAGCTGAACTCCATTGTGACCCTGCGGCCCAAGGAGATGCTCTGCGCCATGCCCGTCATCTACATCAAGTCCATTGTCCAGGAGAAGCAGGAGCTGCAGCGCGTCTACGAGTGTCCTTTGTACAAGACCAGGTGGGTGGACATTCCCCAAGATGCTGCTCCACCGCCCCATCCTTTGTCTGCCCTCTTCGCTAATTGACTGACGGCTCTTTGCTCCTTGCAGGTCGCGGGGTAATACCTACGTGTGGACCTTTAACCTGAAAACACGCGAACGCCCCTCGCGTTGGATCCTGGGGGGCGTGGCCCTCCTGCTGCAGCCATAAATGCACAATAGTAGTGTTTGTTACCAAGAAATCGCAGAGAATCGATTCGATTCCATTGTATTCCCCACCGCAGATAAATACGCTCGTGAAATGCGATGTCATTCCACAAACTACTCAACGCTCGAGGGGCGAGAAAGCCCCCGATTCCACGATATACGCATATATGACTAATCAATTAGTGGATATTTATAACTCTCGGCACTTCGACGGACGCGCAACTCACGTGCTTCCGGGCGAAATGGTGACGAAACGGAAAAATAATGCTTATCTAATGGATGCGACATCATGTGCCGAACTGGTTGCCTGTTGCCAAGTGAAGTAAAATCGCCCACGAAATCGTCGAACAAGTTTGAGAAATTCTTCAAGCTAAAAACCGTGGGCGTAAAGAGCACTCTTAGCCGGTTATAGTCAGTTTAATATCTATATCATATTATTCATAATCTTATATAACATTTATATATCCcacttaaaatatatctaaCCTATCCCAATAAATATCACAGAAACTGAATGGGAGAATGGGTTATTGAATAGTGTCAAAATAATTTCGCCTGCTCATCGTGACGTCTTAGTTAAAGGTCATTTGAAAATACATTGTGGGTGAGCTTATATAGATAGCCTCTGGCATCTTTACTTGTAGCAAATGTAGACAGCGTCTAGCCGAACCGAGGATGGAATATTCCCTCTGGAGTTCAGTGACGCACTTGTATAAAAACAATTGGTGTTTTAATGAGACTCATGACGAACCGGAATCATTCCACTTGCAATTTAAGCTTTAATGGGACTAtcagttttgttttatttagaaattgtAAAGAGTAATTGTGAAATAATACCTTTTGGAGGTAAGTGACTAACCTATCAAAATCCACCTGTTCCAGTTTTTTAATGGGGTATATATTTGGGTGAGAATTTTTTagataacgttctccaactgCCTTTCAAGttaagaatttttattaaacccAATTGGAAAGCTAGTAGAGgtcttattaatttttatgggAACTAACTGCTAGACTAGTAGTGGTCTAATAATACTTTTGATAAGAATTCAGAGGCAACATTTGCAAATTTCTTACTAAGTTGATAATGATTGTGAAAAAATTCCCCAGCTGAAACTGCTGAGATAGCACATCGGCggtttcataatattttagaCTCATGCAGGAAGTATTCCCCCCGGAGTTCAGTGGTGATCGTGATATTCTTTTTATGGACATACCTCCCATCGGGCACGTCTCGATCGCCAGACCGTCCTGGAAGCTCGTGCTCCGGAGGCCCCGGCGACTTTGACCACCAGCCGACCACGTGCGCACACAATCAATCGCCAGACCGCCGCCTATTTCCAGTTCATTTCGACCCTCCGCTTCGATGGTCGAACCCATTTGGGGCTCGAAAAATTCGCATAAGCGCCAACCACTGGGCGATCACGTGAATCGCGCTCGCCAATCAATAACTGGTCTTACACGCCTACGAAGCGCCGGGTCTTGCCAACGTCTGGCTTTTGGCTGATTACCTCGTTAGGTGATAAGGTGATACGGTGTCGTTTATCGCGCAGAGGTGACACACGGAGGAGGACGTGTGCCTCCCGGCGAGGGGAAAGTTACTGACTGGGCTATAAAATGGGGGGCTCGTCATCGCGGCCACCAGGCGGATGCGTGATCGGGCTGATACTAGGGGCCGTCTACGCGCTGAACCCCCAATTAGCGGATTGCTGGGGTTTATTGACTGCCTCTAGTGTGTGCTAACTATATGCATTTGTTGACATTTTCCGATGGCGTCATTACTCGGAAGACACTGGGGGCCTCTGACCTTAGCCCTCGGAATGCAGAAGGAGAAACTATTGgcaaaaaaatcaaatctaCTTGAATGCACAGTGAAAAATATACCGAAACTagatatatatactatatttattacatgttcatgttatttaaaaatataagaaatagcCCATAAAGGTAacgaattatatattttttcaactaattaaattttatgaattttgtCATACAATAAACAAATGTAAGTAAGGAAATCTtatttaatcaaatatttaaacttttaacgaacacctaaaaaaatttaattaatttaatggtTTTTAATATCATGTATCTTTAATCTAATATGGTGATAAACAGGTACTTATTATGTAaagattattttaattagtagttttaaaaacaatataccCTTCAATTACgctaaaaggaaaaacaaattgaactGATAActattaaagtaaatattttctcaGTGTATAAGACTGCgaaataatatatgtatcATACCTCAAAGTGAGTAACTATGAATACTGCTTTACTTTTTTCCAGTGTTTAAGAGGTTTCAACCTGAGAGCTTGTTGTTCCTAACTTCTTAcgatttttttcagtgcctaAGCGGCTTCAACCTGAGAGCTGGTTACCTAATTTTTTCTCCAAATGTTTGCGCTCGTTTTTTGTGCGAAATTTATGGCACTCTGTGTCGATGTGTTTAACTCTCGCCGGGAGTATGTCCCAGACCACGAAGGCTACACGTGACACATGGCCGGGCTGCGAATGGGCGGGCGGTCCTAAGCACCACCCCCACCGACCCCACCCACCCGAGCGGTGCCACAAGATCAAGGCGATTCAGTTTTCCGCGGGCAGTGCAAATTTCGTGGGCTCATACATAGATAAAAGCTGCTCGTTGCCCGACAACGTAGAAatgggaatcggaatcggcCCTCGAACCAGACATTGCTAACGCTATCTATCCCCGAGCAGCGGACGCCGACGCCGACGTCGTCCGGCGGAATGGTATTTAAGTGGCAAATGATTCGGTATGACAAATCAGAAGTGAAATAACTCAGCAACAGCGAGCAACAGGCTGCTAAGCGTGAGACAACCAAGAAATAGCACAAGGTAAGAGAAAAGGGAAACTCAATTCGGTAAAATATGTGGGACAAAGAGCTTGCCAAGAAATATAGCGGATTTATGCGCCGATCACGCACTGTCATCGTGGACTAACACCCGGTTCCGGTTTCGTTTTTAGAACTCCCCAATCCACCGAAGAAATGGCCACCGCATCAGCCCATCTGCCCATCCAGAAGCGCCAAGCCCACGAGCACAATGGCGAGCCCAGCTGCCGGGGTCTGGACGAGATGAACCGCATGTTCCGCAACTACTGGGACCCGACCGCCTACTGGGTGTGCGAGAAGCAGGGCACGCCCGCCCGTCTCCAGCGCTGTCCCAAGTCGCAGCTGTACTCCGAGGAACTGGGCCGCTGCGTCCACTACGCCGACTGGGCCTGGACGGACCCCAAGGAGCCGTCCAGCCGGGCCAAGCTCAGCCAATCGGTGTCCACCAACTAGTCCAATGCTAGCCCAATGGCTAGTCCTAATTTAATGCTACTCTAAGACAACCAAAACCTCATTACGCTTAGGTCTATGTTTACAAaatacctttatttttaatgaaaataagaaaaaatcagTACAAAATCAAAAGTTGCTCGCATTCAACAATTTAGGGCCATTGTTTACTTTAAACTTAACTAGATGGAGGAGGGAAACGGAAGTGGCAATGGAATGTATAGAGTGATTAAGCGAAACCGAATTATATGCAAAATCTAAACATATAAAGCGCTGCCCTTCGAGGATCATCTGAGCTAGGCATCCCCGGCTAGTCAGTATTTAGCTACATTTCGTCTAAAATTAACCGGCCACTTTTAGCCTGAGTTTTTGGGAGCATGACAAATAAGAAAGTTCTGGATATTCCCCAAAAATAGTTGAGATGTTGGAGGGTAGAGATAATAAACAGAGTAGGTTTTGACTACGTGAAGAAGCTAATCTCGCGACTGGGAATATCCTCGATAAACTCAGGCGGTTCGCTGCCGTAGCTGCGATCTTAGAGCTCCACTTTGACGCCCTGCTTGTTGATGACCTTGAGCTTCTCCTTCTTGGGGGGCGTGGTGTCCGAGGGAATCTCCTCCTCGACGGGCGCGGGATTCTCAGGCACTTTGCGCTTGGGGGTCGGCTTGGCTGGCTTGGTAGTTGTCGTAGTTGCTGGCTTAGGAGTAGTCGTAGTGGCCGGCTTAGGAGTAGTCGTAGGTGGCTTAGTTGT is a window of Drosophila biarmipes strain raj3 chromosome 3R, RU_DBia_V1.1, whole genome shotgun sequence DNA encoding:
- the LOC108024775 gene encoding uncharacterized protein LOC108024775, which codes for MATASAHLPIQKRQAHEHNGEPSCRGLDEMNRMFRNYWDPTAYWVCEKQGTPARLQRCPKSQLYSEELGRCVHYADWAWTDPKEPSSRAKLSQSVSTN